In a single window of the Verrucomicrobiia bacterium genome:
- a CDS encoding dihydrofolate reductase family protein: MRKIVVLMMISLDGVMQAPGGPEEDTSGGFKYGGWTYAYSDEAMAEIISKELSEPFDLLLGRKTYDIWNAYWPKQTGFVADPFNKAKKYVVSGKGVDLTWKESILISDDVVAQLKALKAEDGPQLHVWGSSVLIQTLLKHDLVDELRLRIYPVTLGSGKRLFAEGTIPAAFELLDSTALPSGVILANYKRAGEVKTGSVV; encoded by the coding sequence ATGAGAAAAATAGTAGTACTAATGATGATCAGCCTGGATGGGGTTATGCAGGCGCCTGGTGGGCCGGAAGAGGATACTTCGGGCGGTTTTAAATACGGTGGTTGGACCTATGCATACTCTGACGAAGCTATGGCCGAAATAATTAGCAAAGAATTGAGTGAGCCATTTGACTTGCTGCTGGGCAGGAAGACATACGACATATGGAACGCGTACTGGCCCAAGCAAACGGGTTTTGTGGCTGACCCTTTTAATAAAGCTAAGAAATACGTGGTATCGGGCAAAGGCGTAGACCTCACCTGGAAAGAGTCAATTCTTATCAGTGATGACGTTGTGGCTCAGCTCAAAGCCCTGAAGGCAGAAGACGGTCCGCAGCTGCACGTATGGGGTAGCAGCGTGCTCATCCAAACACTCCTAAAGCATGATCTGGTTGATGAACTACGGCTCAGAATATACCCGGTCACGCTTGGCAGCGGAAAGCGTTTGTTTGCAGAGGGAACAATCCCTGCTGCGTTTGAGTTGCTGGACTCTACGGCTTTGCCAAGCGGTGTCATCCTAGCCAATTACAAAAGAGCTGGCGAAGTTAAAACCGGTTCGGTTGTCTAG
- a CDS encoding Type 1 glutamine amidotransferase-like domain-containing protein has product MLPLIGNNKRVAIIMNAQDAKAPDRRSERLQQEIDGLAALGLVPEEFDLRDYFDDQDNLTAVVKQFGYIWVRGGNVFLLRRAFKQSGFDQLLTQLLQDDQVAYGGFSAGVCVLAPSLHGIELVDPTDELAEGYDSDIVWEGLGILEYAVAPHYKSDHPESADIDKCVAYLKEKQIPYKTLRDGEAIVINGNSEKLVS; this is encoded by the coding sequence ATGCTACCCCTAATCGGCAACAATAAGCGTGTGGCAATCATCATGAATGCCCAAGACGCCAAGGCACCCGACAGACGCAGTGAACGTCTGCAGCAAGAAATCGACGGTCTGGCCGCTCTTGGCCTGGTGCCCGAAGAATTTGATTTGCGGGACTACTTTGATGATCAGGACAACCTAACAGCTGTCGTTAAACAGTTTGGATACATATGGGTGAGGGGCGGCAATGTTTTCTTGTTGCGGCGTGCGTTTAAACAAAGTGGCTTCGACCAGCTACTTACGCAACTACTGCAAGATGACCAAGTAGCTTACGGCGGTTTTAGCGCAGGAGTGTGTGTCTTGGCGCCTTCCCTACACGGTATTGAACTAGTTGACCCCACGGATGAGCTAGCAGAGGGTTACGATAGCGACATCGTATGGGAAGGCCTGGGGATTCTTGAGTATGCAGTAGCGCCACACTATAAGTCCGACCACCCGGAGTCAGCAGACATAGATAAATGCGTAGCGTACCTCAAAGAAAAACAAATCCCTTATAAAACACTACGAGATGGTGAGGCAATTGTAATCAATGGGAATTCAGAAAAACTAGTTTCCTAG
- a CDS encoding ABC transporter ATP-binding protein — protein MKNYPSLRAFASYIATFKKSFLATALAFSIANIPLAVLPLLIGQLTESLTTNSGQAIWWLGAVIGASILHNILWIVADFLYRDKLLERLHRFDDIVFGNIMTHDYGFFTERFTGKISSYAGTLGQELRDICDNFMHSYSAAIVFMPVFVATMFSVNIYIGALFTASLVAMFVGGKPLAKRDAAAERKQADAKSTIDGYTVDSIANFMAIKSFGNEQTEAKHLYAKRVHLIVVSKYAYLRAIYFWGYMGTVVRMFMWTATFAMVIYQYLHGDISIAQVSTFVAAIMVYQSYIWEIVWNFSQLNIKIARIEEAYRYLFGTRDIIRQPLPATSPRLPDSAFKNSLEIRNMHFAYPDKPDVPVLQNISMTVQVGEKIGIVGPSGGGKSTLLKLLLGYYPVEPDTLLVDGKPVESSQLTDLLSYVPQDTSVFHRSVRDNIAYARPDATTEQVIAAAKHAQAHQFISTLSEGYDTLVGERGVKLSGGQRQRIAIARALLKNAPLLLLDEATSALDSESELLIQRAFSDLLAGRTAIVIAHRLSTIQRMDRILVIVKGRIVQQGSHAQLVDQPGMYRALWQHQSGGFLED, from the coding sequence ATGAAAAATTATCCATCACTTCGTGCGTTTGCCAGTTATATTGCAACGTTCAAGAAGTCATTTCTAGCTACTGCATTAGCATTTTCTATAGCCAACATACCGCTGGCTGTTTTGCCGTTGCTCATTGGACAACTTACAGAAAGCCTCACCACCAACAGCGGACAGGCCATATGGTGGCTGGGTGCTGTTATCGGCGCCAGCATACTCCATAACATTCTATGGATTGTCGCAGACTTTCTATACAGAGATAAGCTGCTGGAACGGCTGCACCGGTTTGACGACATCGTGTTTGGCAACATCATGACTCATGATTACGGCTTTTTTACCGAACGTTTTACCGGCAAAATAAGCAGCTACGCCGGCACCTTGGGCCAGGAACTGCGTGACATATGCGATAATTTCATGCACTCGTACTCAGCAGCTATTGTCTTTATGCCAGTGTTTGTGGCAACCATGTTCAGCGTAAATATCTACATTGGCGCGCTATTCACGGCGTCCTTGGTGGCAATGTTTGTTGGCGGGAAACCCCTAGCCAAACGCGATGCCGCAGCCGAGCGCAAACAGGCAGATGCCAAGTCTACCATAGACGGCTATACCGTAGACTCCATTGCTAACTTTATGGCCATAAAGTCATTTGGCAACGAACAAACAGAAGCCAAGCATCTGTACGCCAAGCGCGTTCATCTGATTGTAGTCAGCAAGTATGCGTATCTACGCGCCATTTACTTTTGGGGCTATATGGGTACGGTGGTGCGAATGTTCATGTGGACCGCAACGTTTGCGATGGTTATTTACCAGTATCTACATGGTGATATATCGATTGCCCAGGTATCTACCTTTGTAGCGGCTATCATGGTTTACCAAAGCTACATTTGGGAAATAGTTTGGAACTTTTCGCAGCTGAATATCAAGATTGCCCGCATCGAAGAGGCCTATCGTTACCTGTTCGGTACCCGCGATATCATCCGCCAACCATTGCCGGCCACTTCACCACGCTTGCCTGATAGTGCCTTTAAAAACAGTTTAGAAATACGCAATATGCACTTTGCATATCCCGACAAGCCTGACGTGCCCGTCCTCCAGAACATTAGCATGACCGTCCAAGTCGGAGAAAAGATTGGCATCGTTGGCCCCAGTGGCGGTGGCAAGTCCACTCTGCTGAAACTACTGCTTGGGTACTACCCAGTAGAGCCCGACACACTACTTGTAGATGGCAAGCCAGTAGAGAGCAGCCAGCTGACCGATCTCCTGTCATACGTGCCACAAGATACCTCGGTATTTCACCGCTCTGTTCGTGACAACATAGCTTACGCCCGCCCAGACGCCACCACAGAACAAGTCATAGCCGCAGCCAAGCATGCTCAAGCCCACCAGTTTATCAGCACGCTGAGCGAGGGGTACGACACATTAGTCGGCGAACGCGGCGTCAAACTGTCCGGAGGCCAACGGCAACGCATAGCCATTGCCAGGGCACTGCTCAAAAACGCACCATTGCTGCTACTAGACGAGGCTACCAGTGCCTTAGACAGTGAGAGCGAGCTGCTGATTCAGCGTGCTTTTAGCGATCTGTTGGCTGGCCGCACGGCGATTGTCATTGCGCACCGGCTCAGTACCATTCAGCGCATGGATCGTATCTTGGTCATAGTCAAGGGGCGGATTGTGCAACAAGGCTCACACGCCCAGCTCGTAGACCAACCCGGTATGTACCGGGCACTTTGGCAGCACCAAAGTGGAGGCTTTCTTGAAGACTAA
- a CDS encoding MFS transporter, whose translation MNQKAKDILRPLYAWAFTEALIFWYAIEKLLWSGSGITAKQIIILGIIAQSSQILIEVPSSIIADRWSRRKSLMVSSVFMLTAIVIVLSVRSFLSFAIMSLVWAFYYSFQSGTVNAYIYDLLKEKGEQSQYRKALSRYTTFQLAGLLVSSLAASVLIKLGDLLTPYWVTLIPTVVALVLLWRMHDPAVERTEQSTGTASHHVRSAILNVSKKKWLIAIFVALALVTAGRFVWYEYYQLYALKQNVAPMLFGLLLALIHVGNIAGSEFAHRVKSPNRVLLTALGALLASTTALAFVTGTLAIVIFLVVCFFGSQAGSIVLDENLQHETASELRATTLSMAGLVSRIFFGVSAGVIIAFNTSPRIIAIVTLVAFIGIALYLPVRKRLASAVSIEDELIPLPTSPEL comes from the coding sequence ATGAATCAAAAAGCAAAAGACATACTGCGACCACTGTATGCCTGGGCGTTTACTGAGGCACTTATTTTTTGGTATGCCATCGAGAAGCTGCTGTGGAGCGGTTCCGGTATCACCGCCAAACAAATAATCATTCTAGGCATAATCGCCCAAAGCAGCCAGATTCTTATCGAAGTACCTTCGAGCATCATCGCCGATCGCTGGAGCAGGCGGAAGTCGTTGATGGTGTCGTCGGTCTTTATGCTCACCGCAATTGTCATCGTGCTAAGTGTTCGCTCATTCTTGTCGTTTGCAATTATGTCTTTAGTCTGGGCGTTCTACTATTCTTTCCAGTCAGGGACAGTCAATGCATATATCTATGATCTCCTGAAAGAAAAAGGCGAGCAGTCACAATACAGAAAAGCCTTGTCGCGGTATACCACATTTCAACTAGCTGGATTGTTGGTTTCTTCTTTGGCTGCAAGCGTGCTTATCAAGCTCGGCGACTTACTCACCCCTTATTGGGTAACGCTTATCCCAACTGTGGTTGCACTTGTGTTGCTGTGGCGTATGCATGATCCAGCCGTAGAACGTACAGAACAATCTACCGGCACAGCCTCCCATCATGTGCGAAGCGCTATTCTTAATGTATCTAAGAAAAAGTGGCTTATTGCCATCTTTGTCGCATTGGCGCTTGTAACGGCAGGCCGTTTTGTTTGGTACGAGTACTATCAGCTATATGCGCTAAAACAAAACGTAGCTCCCATGTTGTTTGGACTGCTGTTGGCGCTTATACATGTAGGCAACATAGCTGGCTCGGAGTTTGCGCACCGTGTAAAAAGTCCGAACAGAGTACTACTAACAGCACTCGGCGCGTTACTAGCCAGCACGACAGCCCTAGCATTTGTGACGGGTACTCTCGCAATAGTTATATTCCTGGTGGTGTGTTTCTTTGGCTCGCAGGCTGGCTCAATAGTCCTGGACGAAAACCTACAACACGAAACAGCATCTGAGCTACGCGCAACAACTCTGTCAATGGCTGGGCTCGTCAGCAGAATTTTCTTTGGCGTTTCGGCTGGAGTAATAATAGCCTTTAATACATCACCAAGAATAATCGCGATTGTAACGCTCGTGGCATTTATCGGTATAGCCCTGTATTTGCCAGTGCGTAAACGACTTGCCAGTGCGGTATCCATAGAGGATGAGCTTATACCTCTTCCCACATCTCCCGAACTGTGA